The following proteins are encoded in a genomic region of Sesamum indicum cultivar Zhongzhi No. 13 linkage group LG8, S_indicum_v1.0, whole genome shotgun sequence:
- the LOC105169227 gene encoding ubiquitin carboxyl-terminal hydrolase 3-like, translating to MVDGVTLTMGVAGSKLEKALGDHFPEGERYFGLENFGNTCYCNSVLQALYFCVPFREQLVEYYSNNKSQGDGDENLLTCLAELFTQISSQKKKTGVIAPKRFVQRLRKENDVFRGFMHQDAHEFLNFLLNHLVDILEKESHKAKNQALANGPSNGQVNGVKQEPMVTWVHKNFQGILTNETRCLRCETVTARDETFLDLSLDIEQNSSITSCLKNFSSTETLNAEDKFFCDKCCSLQEAQKRMKIKKPPRILVIHLKRFKFMEQLNRHKKLSYRVVFPLELKLSNTMEAADSEYSLFAVVVHVGSGPNHGHYVSLVKSHNHWLFFDDENVEMIDESAIQTFFGSAQEYSNNTDHGYILFYESIGADKY from the exons ATGGTGGATGGTGTCACACTCACAATGGGTGTGGCGGGTTCCAAGTTAGAGAAGGCTCTGGGCGACCATTTTCCGGAGGGCGAGAGGTACTTTGGCTTGGAGAATTTTGGCAATACTTGTTATTGCAACAGCGTACTCCAG GCTCTTTACTTTTGTGTACCATTTCGTGAGCAACTTGTGGAGTATtattcaaataacaaaagcCAAGGTGATGGAGATGAGAATCTCTTAACCTGTCTCGCAGAACTGTTCACACAG ATAAGTTCccagaagaaaaaaacaggTGTTATTGCTCCAAAACGCTTCGTACAAAGactgagaaaagaaaatgatgttTTCAGGGGGTTCATGCATCAG GATGCTCATGAATTTCTGAACTTTCTGCTAAATCACCTTGTTGATATACTGGAGAAAGAGTCTCACAAGGCAAAAAATCAGGCTCTTGCCAATGGGCCAAGTAATGGTCAGGTCAATGGTGTTAAGCAGGAACCAATGGTTACTTGGGTGCACAAAAATTTTCAG GGTATTCTAACAAATGAGACGAGGTGTTTAAGGTGTGAGACAGTTACTGCAAGGGATGAGACGTTCCTTGATTTAAGCCTGGATATTGAACAAAACAGTTCAATTACCAGCTGCCTCAAGAATTTCAGTTCTACAGAAACCCTGAACGCCGAAGATAAATTTTTCTGCGACAAATGCTGCAG TTTGCAAGAAGCCCAGAAGAGGATGAAGATAAAGAAACCACCTCGTATCCTGGTCATTCATCTCAAGCGATTCAAGTTCATGGAACAGCTGAACAGACACAAGAAGCTATCCTATCGTGTTGTGTTCCCCCTGGAACTGAAACTCAGCAACACTATGGAGGCAGCCGACTCTGAGTACTCATTGTTTGCTGTGGTGGTTCATGTTGGGAGTGGGCCAAATCATGGGCATTATGTAAGTCTTGTCAAAAGTCATAATCATTGGCTGTTTTTTGATGATGAAAATGTGGAGATGATCGATGAGTCCGCCATCCAGACATTTTTTGGATCTGCTCAAGAATACTCGAACAACACAGATCATGGGTACATTCTGTTTTACGAAAGCATCGGTGCTGACAAGTACTGA
- the LOC105169225 gene encoding copper-transporting ATPase PAA1, chloroplastic, translating to MESTLLSAGASTMSIFSFSKSLSSHSAPLILYLHRRLSTSHPTRLAHAQLRRFGELSRTGPGSLCQRRDRLRFAARSAASFAAGGGGFGGIDGGAGGGGGGDGSAEGGDAKPAAVAPGAADNPALSSDVIILDVGGMTCGGCAASVKRILESQPQVSSASVNLTTETAIVWPVSEAKVAPNWKKDIGEALAKHLTSCGFKSNLRDLRRVNFYETFEKKINEKHKLLKESGRGLVVSWALCAVCIVGHISHLFGAKAAWIHALHSTGFHMCLSLFTLLGPGRQLIMDGLRSLLRGAPNMNTLVGLGALSSFAVSSLAAFIPKLGWKTFFEEPVMLIAFVLLGRNLEQRAKIRATSDMTGLLSILPSKARLLISGDAEESSSTVEVPSNSLSVGDQIIVLPGDRIPADGIVTAGRSSVDESSFTGEPLPVTKLPGAEVAAGSINLNGRINVEVRRPGGETAIGDIVRLVEEAQTREAPVQRLADKVAGHFTYGVMALSAATFMFWNLFSSRILPAALHQGSSMSLALQLSCSVLVVACPCALGLATPTAVLVGTSLGATRGLLLRGGSILERFSTVNTIVFDKTGTLTIGKPTVTKVVTQGHQADTKSELDPTSTHKWSEVEVLKLAAGVESSTIHPIGKAIVEAAKTLLCPNVKVAEGTFTEEPGSGAVATIDEKKVAVGTLEWVQRHGVVGDSPFQEVEEFKNQSVVYVGVDGVLAGVIYVEDQIREDARHVIEWLTCQGINTYLLSGDKRSAAEYVASVVGIPKERVLYGVKPDEKKKFVSRLQENQHIVAMVGDGINDAAALASSHVGVAIGGGVGAASEVSSIVLMQNRLSQLLDALELSRLTMRTVKQNLWWAFAYNIVGIPIAAGTLLPVTGTMLSPSIAGALMGLSSIGVMTNSLLLRLKFKSIQKDIFKTSLYIKAPLDADNTANESERLKHPYTAAR from the exons ATGGAGTCAACATTGCTCTCTGCTGGTGCTTCTACAATGTCGATTTTCTCCTTCTCCAAGTCTCTCAGTTCCCATTCCGCCCCTCTCATTCTATACCTCCACCGCCGATTATCCACCTCTCACCCCACTCGGCTCGCTCATGCCCAGCTCCGCCGATTCGGCGAGTTGAGCCGGACGGGGCCGGGTTCCCTGTGCCAGCGCCGGGACCGATTGCGGTTTGCTGCGAGATCTGCGGCGTCGTTTGCGGCCGGCGGCGGAGGGTTTGGTGGCATTGATGGGGGTGCTGGTGGAGGCGGCGGTGGAGATGGTTCGGCGGAGGGTGGCGATGCTAAGCCGGCCGCCGTGGCTCCCGGTGCTGCGGACAACCCGGCTTTAAGCTCTGATGTTATTATTCTTGATGTTGGA GGGATGACATGTGGGGGATGCGCAGCAAGTGTGAAGAGAATTTTAGAAAGTCAA CCACAGGTTTCTTCAGCCAGTGTAAATCTCACAACTGAGACAGCAATTGTATGGCCTGTATCTGAAGCCAAGGTTGCACCAAACTGGAAAAAGGATATCGGGGAGGCTCTTGCGAAGCATTTGACTAGTTGCGGCTTCAAATCTAATCTTAGAG ATTTAAGAAGGGTGAACTTCTATGAGacatttgagaagaaaataaatgagaagCACAAGCTGCTTAAAGAAAGTG GTCGTGGACTTGTTGTTTCTTGGGCTCTCTGTGCTGTGTGCATTGTTGGCCATATCTCTCATTTGTTTGGAGCCAAGGCAGCATGGATTCATGCATTGCACTCCACAGGATTCCACATGTGTTTGTCTCTCTTTACATTGCTTGGCCCTGGCCGCCAGCTCATTATGGATGGTCTGAGAAGTCTTCTTAGAGGGGCTCCGAATATGAATACACTAGTTGGTCTTGGGGCCTTATCATCTTTTGCTGTCAGTTCCTTGGCAGCCTTCATTCCAAAACTG GGATGGAAAACGTTCTTTGAAGAACCAGTTATGTTGATAGCATTTGTCTTACTTGGGAGGAATCTTGAACAGAGGGCCAAGATAAGAGCAACCAGTGACATGACTGGCCTCCTCAGTATTTTGCCATCTAAAGCTCGTCTTCTGATTAGTGGTGATGCAGAAGAGTCGAGCTCAACTGTTGAAGTGCCTTCTAATAGTCTTTCTGTGGGAGACCAAATCATTGTACTGCCTGGT GATCGTATTCCAGCTGATGGAATTGTCACAGCAGGCAGAAGCAGTGTTGATGAGTCAAGTTTTACAGGGGAGCCTCTTCCTGTTACTAAATTACCTGGG GCTGAAGTTGCAGCTGGAAGCATAAACTTAAATGGAAGAATTAATGTTGAGGTGCGGAGACCAGGTGGTGAGACCGCAATTGGGGACATTGTCCGTCTGGTTGAAGAGGCACAGACTAGAGAAGCACCCGTACAACGGTTGGCTGACAAG GTTGCTGGACACTTTACATATGGAGTAATGGCGCTTTCTGCTGCCACATTTATGTTCTGGAATCTTTTTAGTTCACGAATTCTCCCAGCTGCTCTTCACCAAGGGAGTTCCATGTCATTGGCATTGCAACTTTCCTGTAGTGTTCTG GTTGTAGCATGTCCTTGTGCACTTGGACTAGCAACACCTACAGCAGTGCTG GTTGGAACTTCACTTGGTGCTACAAGAGGACTGCTTTTGCGTGGTGGAAGTATCTTGGAAAGATTTTCCACAGTTAACACAATTGTGTTTGACAAAACTGGGACATTAACTATTGGTAAACCTACTGTGACAAAAGTAGTGACACAAGGCCACCAAGCAGATACAAAATCAGA GCTAGATCCGACTTCAACTCATAAATGGTCTGAAGTTGAAGTTTTGAAGTTAGCAGCTGGAGTAGAATCAAGTACAATTCATCCAATTGGAAAAGCAATCGTGGAGGCTGCGAAGACTTTGCTCTGTCCGAATGTGAAg GTAGCGGAAGGAACATTTACCGAGGAACCTGGGTCTGGTGCAGTTGCAACTATTGATGAGAAGAAGGTAGCTGTTGGTACACTGGAGTGGGTTCAGAG GCATGGAGTAGTTGGTGACAGTCCCTTCCAAGAAGTTGAGGAGTTCAAAAATCAATCAGTTGTGTATGTTGGAGTAGATGGTGTTCTTGCTGGAGTAATTTATGTTGAGGATCAGATCAGAGAAGATGCCAGGCATGTCATTGAATGGTTGACTTGCCAAGGAATCAACACTTATTTGCTTTCAGGCGACAAAAGAAGTGCGGCTGAATATGTCGCATCTGTTGTCGGTATTCCAAAGGAAAGG GTGCTGTATGGAGTCAAACCTGATGAAAAGAAGAAGTTTGTAAGCAGACTTCAGGAGAATCAACACATCGTAGCTATGGTTGGTGATGGAATAAATGATGCAGCTGCCCTTGCTTCATCGCATGTAGGAGTTGCCATTGGTGGAGGTGTGGGGGCTGCTAGTGAGGTCTCTTCGATTGTCCTAATGCAGAACAGGTTGTCCCAG TTACTTGACGCACTGGAGCTGAGTAGACTTACCATGAGGACTGTGAAGCAAAACCTTTGGTGGGCCTTTGCATACAATATT GTTGGAATACCAATAGCAGCTGGAACATTACTGCCCGTGACCGGAACAATGTTATCACCTTCAATTGCTGGTGCACTGATGGGTTTGAGTTCTATAGGTGTAATGACAAACTCATTGCTTCTCAGGCTGAAGTTTAAATCAATACAGAAAGATATATTTAAGACATCATTATACATCAAAGCCCCCTTAGATGCAGACAACACTGCAAACGAAAGTGAGAGATTGAAGCACCCATATACAGCTGCTAGATAA